The genomic segment AAGAGGACGAACAATGCCGGAAAGATCAGCCCGAACTCCAGCGCCGTTGCGCCGCGCTGACGCTGCGGTGATGAAACGGTCGGTGGGCTCACGCATGCAGACATTCCCGCGTCCTCAACAAGGTGACAAGGACAATGCGCCCAACCGGGTGCCGCAGGCGCTCTGGCACGACGAATGGCTTTCATGTCGGGACGAAAGGCGACGCGCAGGCTGCCGTAAACTCCGCGCCGCACCCTTGCCGACCATCACCATGGACAACCCGAAACACCACGCTGGCCCGAAAAGCGGGGCGCGGCAGCCGTGAACCCCGATGTCGTGATCATTGGCGGCGGTGCGGCGGGTCTCATGTGCGCCATCGAGGCCGGTCGCCGGGGACGACGCGTGAGGGTGATCGAGCACGCCAACCGGGTCGGCAAGAAAATCCTCATGTCGGGCGGCGGCCGCTGCAACTTCACCAACTATGACGTGCGCCCCGCGCATTTTCTGTCGGCCAACCCGCACTTTGCCAAGTCGGCGCTGGCGCGCTTTACGTCGTGGGACTTCATCGCCCGCGTCGAACGACACGGCATCGCTTACCACGAAAAGGGCGACGGCCAGCTGTTCTGCGATGTGTCGTCAAAGCAGATCGTGCAGATGTTGCTCGACGACTGTCATGAGGCCGGCGTCGAGATTCTGACCGACGCCAAGATTGACGAAGTGCGCCACGACGCCCTCGGCTTCGAAGTCCGATGCGGTATCGAGGCCCACCGTGCACCAGCGCTGGTGGTCGCCTGCGGCGGTCTGTCGATCCCGAAAATGGGGGCCACCGGATTCGGCTACGCCCTGGCCGAGCAGTTCGGCCACCGGGTGCTGCCCACCCGCGCGGGCCTCGTGCCACTGACCCTCAGTGGCCGCCCGCTGGATGACATCGACGGCCTGGCCGGCGTCGCTCTGCCCGCCGCCGCCGAAGTGGACGGGCAGCGCTTTGACTCGGCGGCGCTGTTCACCCACCGCGGCCTGAGCGGCCCGGCCATCCTGCAGATTTCGTCGTACTGGCAGCCTGGCGAACGCCTGTGGCTGGACCTGATGCCGGGCCGCGATGCGGCCGCGATGCTGTTGGCCGCCAAAGTGGACGGGCCGGCCACGCGACTGCCCGGCTGGCTGGCCGACGTCCTGCCCAAGCGGTTGGCGCAGACGCTCTGCCAGCAGCAGGGCTGGACCGACACCTTGCAGACACTCACCGAAAAACAGTTGCGCGGCGTTGGGCAGGTGCTCAACCGCTATCCGATCAACGCCAGCGGCACCGAGGGCTATCGCACCGCCGAGGTCACGCTGGGCGGCGTCGATACGGCCGAACTGTCGTCACAGACCATGGCTTCGCGGCGCGTGCCAAACCTTTATTTCATTGGCGAGGTCGTTGACGTGACCGGCCATCTGGGGGGCTACAACTTTCAGTGGGCGTGGTCGTCTGGAGTGGCGGCAGGCCGGTCCTGTTGAGCCCTTAAGCCTGCGCTGGACGCGGCTGTGACAAAGGTCTCCAAGCTTGTGGATCGGTTCAGCCATTGGTCACGCACAACGCCACATCTTGGCGTCCTCTCACACAGGAGTGATGGTCATGAAAAAGATGCTCTTTACCGCAGCGCTGTTGATGGGTTTGGGCACCGGCACGGCCACCGCCAGTGACACTGAAGCGGCCATTGGCGGCGGCCTGGGCGGCGTGCTCGGCGCCGTCATCGGCAACCAGGTCGGCGGGTCGACCGGGGCCATCATTGGGGCCGGCGTCGGTGGCGCCGCCGGTGCGGTCATTGCCAATCGTGACAATGATCGCGATGACCGCAATGACCGCTACAGTCGCAATGACCGTTATCGCTACGCCGATTACGACCGCGACTATCGCCGCCACGATGGCCGCCGGGGCGATTACCGTCATCACGGCAATCACCGTTACGACAACCACCGCTACAGCGGCGGCTTCTGTCCGCCTGGGCAAGGCAAGAAGGGCCGCTGCTGAAGCCCAACTTGAAAAACCCCGCCTGGGTTGACCCAGGCGGGGTTTTTTACTGTCGAGGCAGACACGCTGTTGCTGCCGCACAGGGTGCGCATTGCAGGAGCGCTTCACATTGATCGCGTCGGCCACAAAATGAAACGCTACGGGGGCCGCATCAATCGTCCGGCAGCCGTGCGCGGCTCACCGAGAAATCATCGAACTCGGCATGGCTGTCATGACGCGGCGCCCAGTCAGCACCCTGCCCCCCGTGGAAGGTCGAAAAGAACAGCGAATCAATCCGCCCCTGCTCGCCGGAGCGCCAGCGCCGATTGTCCTGTGAGTAACCCAGTTGTCCGTCAACCCAGACCGCCAGCAAACCGTCGGACTGACCCGGGCGATTGAGGCGAACCTGCTGAATGACGGTGTGCCACTGCCCCGGCCGTGCCACCGCTGTCGGGCCCAGTGACCGCACCTCGCCCCACGGCCCTTCAATGTCGACCGAGTACACGTAAAGGTTGAGCTGGCCGCCTTCGGTCCAGACCAAGCGCGCGCTCCAGCCATCACCATTGACCGGTAAATGGCCGCCCGAGTAGTGCCCGCGCCCGCTGTTGAGGCCTGGCAGCTTGCCGCCACGACGAAAGTCGAACCCCTCGGCAAACTTCACCCGGTAACGCAGCCACAACTCGTCCGACGGCGGCAGCGGCACGACAAACTGGGCGCCGCCCTGCGCGGGTCCGACAGCGCCTTGCGGATAAGCCACCCTCATCACCCGCCCGCTGGCGCCCCGTGGCGTCTCAATGACGACCCGATCGTGCAGTGCCGCCCACAGCGGCGCGCCCCAGTCCGCCGCCAGCTCGGCAGCCGAATACGGCCCAAGCGGGGACTGGTTGAAGTCGACCCGCATCACCGGCGCCGGCGCTACGGCGGGCCCGTGGGTGCCGGGATGACCGGACGAGCAGGCCGCCAGCGTCAAGGTCAGCGCCAAGATCAGGGCAAGCGACCAAGCCGGCTGGCGAGGTGCAACCTTCGACGAGATGTTCAGGCGGGTGGATTGCGCGGCAACTGGACCGCGTCGGCCGGCACTTCAACCCAAGGCTGCCGGCTGTCGCACCACAGGTGCACATCGGGCTTGAATCCTGACGGGTCGTCGAGCGTACCGGCCTTGATCCAGTCCAGATCCGGGCTGGACGCCACGTCAGACAAAATGGGCGATCCGCAGCGACCACAGAACTTGCGCAGCACCGGCTGGCCGCTCTCACCCTGATCCAGGTACACCGTCAACTCATCGCCTTCAAAGCGAAGTGCGCCCTTGGGGATGCCAACCAGAATTGAAAACGCTGAACCACTTTGTCGCTGACAGTTTCGGCAGTGGCACACGCCGCTCATCACCGGCTCAACGTCAGCGCTGTAGCGAACGGCGCCACACAGGCACCCGCCAGAAATCTTTGACATCACGCTCTCCTCGTACTGGTTGTGGTTTGAGGGTAACGCCAGCGCCCGACATTCGGGCGTGGCGAAAATTGGGCGTCATTCCAGCGACGGCCCGGACTCGCTGAAGGGCGCGACGAAAGTGCGCACCCGTCGCAGGTGCAGAATGCTGACCATTCGATTGATGTTGGGAATGATCACCTTGAGCAGGGCGTCGGTTTCGGCATCGCTGAGGTCGTGCATGCGCTCGGCAAAAATGTTCAGCTCACCCGCGAACAGCTGCTCGGCGGCGACGGTGATGAAACCGAGGTCCTGGGGGCCGATGCCGCGCTCGGCCGTCAACCCCGCATCGCGCATTTCGGCCCACAACATCAATAGGCGCTCCTCGTCTTCGGCCAACACCTCCGCATCGGCCCGGATAAACCCCACCGCTTCGGCCTGGCGCAGGTCGTCTTCGCTCAGACCCAGCAGGTCAGCCAGCTTTAATCGCACGCGCGACACCCCCAGCGGACGTCGGTCCAACACAAAGCGCTGCCGCATGCGGGCCAGTAACTGCCGCTGCCGTTCGGTGAAAGGACGGCTTTCCACATCGTGCAGCACGGCGCGAATGGCGCTCAGCGGCAGCATCTCATCTTCTTTAAGCCGTCGAATGGTGTGCAGCAGCCGGACATGCTCATCCGAATACCAGGCGGCAGTTTTCGAAGTGCGCTCAGGCTCCGGCAGCAGGCCCTCACGAATGTAGAAGCGAATGGCCTCGCGGCCGACGCCGGTGAGCGCCTCCAGCTGGGCCATGCGGTAGCGCGGCGCGGTCATCTCGGTCATCGATACGCCTCGCGCCGATGCGCCACCTTCACCACGGTCACGACCAGTACCTCGGCTTCGATGCTGTAGAGAATGCGATACACACCCTGGCGCAGGCGGTAGCGGGATTGCCCCGAAAGCTTTTCGCTACCCGGTGGGCGCGGGTCGTCTGCCAAGGCATTGATGCCGTCAAGAATGCGGCGCACATCGGCGGCGGGAATGACCCGCAAGTCCTTGGCCACCGATTGCTTGAAGACAAGGCTATATCGCGCCATTGGCCTTGAGGTCTTTCAGCAGGGCCTCGTAGCTCAGTGTCGGCTCGGCCTCCCGCACCTCAAAGGCGGCGAGGTCTTCGTGGTCCTCGCTGAGCGCCTGCTTCAAGGCTTCGTTGACAATCTCGGACGCCGAGCGGTGGGTGAGCGCCGCCTTGAGCCGCAATGCCCGGTGCAGTTCAGGCTCGAAATAGATGGTGGCGCGGGTGGCGGTGGTCATGGTGGGGCTCCAACGATTGACTCAATACTGTAGCGTTGTGACGTCATAGCGTCGATCAACGATTGCGCCCGTACTGTTCATGCGAACTCACCCACTCGTCGGCGATCACCGCCGCGCCCAGGCTCAGTTCGCCGCAGAGCACCGTGGCGCCGATGATCTCGGCCAGCTTGCGCGCCTTGCCCTGACCGTGACAGCCCATGATCTCCAGGCACTCACGCTGGGTTGGCAGCCCGGTGCCGCCGCCGTAGCTGGCGACGATGAGGCTGGGCAGGGTGATGCTGTAGTACAGATCGCCCTGCTCGGTGAGTTCGCTGTGGACGATGGCGCTTTGCGATTCGGCGACATTGGCCTCGTCCTGCCCGGTGGCGATGAACACCGCAGCGATGCCGTTGGCGGCGTGGCTGCCGTTGTTGCTGGAGCCGGCCATCATCGCGCCGATGTTGGAAATGCCGCGCTGGCGGAAGAACGCCTCGGCACTGACATGCAGGCGCTCGCGCAGCAGCGCGTCGGGGATCACGCATTCGGCAATCACCCGCTTGCCGCGACTGTGCAGGGTATTGAGCTGGCTGTGCTTCTTGTCGGTGTCCATGTTGCCCGACAGCACCCACCGCTCCAGCGCGCCGGGGTAGTTCGCGGCGATCCACAAACAGGCCTCGCGCGTGGCGCGGCCACACATGTTCTGGCCGGCGGCATCGCCGGTTGCATAGTTGAAGCGCAGATACAGAAAGCGCGCGGCGGCGAACTGCTGAATGAAGTCCAGCTTGCCGACCCGGGTCGTCGCTTCGGCAGCCTTGCGAACACCGTCAAGGTTGTCGGTGAGCCACAGCCCGAACTGCCGCGCCTCGCGGGCATTGGCAAAGATGAACACCGGCGCGCGCTGCATGTGGTCATCCACCACACTCACGGTGATGCCGCCCGCCTCGCGCGTGACCCGCATCCCTCGGTTGTAGCTGGCCACCAGCGTGCCTTCGGTAGTGGTCATGGGCACGTAAAACTCACCGCTCGCGTGCTCACCGTTGACCTTAACCGGCCCGGCGATGCCCAGCGGAATCTGGCACACGCCAATGAAGTTTTCGATGTTGCCGCGCAGCGCGTCTGGATCGACGCTGAAGCGCGCCGTGTGGGTCAGTGCAGCGCCGGTCTGCTCGGTGAGAAACGCGCGCCGGCTGGCAGCCGCTTCAGCCGAATAATCATTGTCTTTATCGCGGGGGATGCGCGTCATAGCTTGGGCCTCGGGCCAAAAATTGTTGCGGGATCGGCTACTTGATCACCACCGGATTCACCGGCGCGCCACTGCCCCCCACCACCTTCAGCGGCGCGGCGGTGTAGAGAAAGGTGTATTGCCGATCAGCCGCGCAGTCGTCGGCCAGCGGATCAAGTTCGGCAATCTCGGTCAGGGTGATGCCGAGGTTGCGCATCAGCGCGCAGTGCAGCGGCAGCGCGACGCCGTGCACCGGGTCAAAGGTCACTTCGTTGGCGATGGTGTCGGTGACGAGATTCGGAATCTCCATGTCGTTGAACCAGTTCACCAGCTCGGGGCTGTAGGTGAGGCCGGGCTCCAGAAAATCCTTGTAAAACTCCTCCTTCTCGCGGCGGTAGAACGAGCCGATCCAGCCGGTGCGGATGATGAGGATGTCGCGCTTTTCGATGCGTGTGCCCTGCGCTTCGGCGGCGGCCAGCAGGTCTTCATGGGTAAAGGTTTCGCCCTTGTCGAGCACGTCCTTGCCGCGATGGCGCGCCATGTCGATCAGCACGCCGCGCCCGACCACGCCGCGCTGGGCAATGGGAAACACGTCGGCCTTGGTCATGGAGCCCGCCGTGGTCGCGGCGTCATAACCGTTCCACAGCTGGTCGCCGTACCAGACATGGCCCAGCGCGTCGTACTGGGTCGAGCCTTGCAAGTACATCAGCACCACGTCATCGGAATATTCCAGCGCGCCGGGAAAGTGCGGCCCCTTGTTGCAGGCGAAGTGGCCGCGGTCCATCACGTTGAACTTCTGCGCCTCCTTGCGGCCTGGCCACACCGGATCGCCGCCAGGGTGATTGACCGGAATCTGCAGGGTAAAGGTCTTGCCGCTTTTCACCGCCGCGACGCCGCGCAGCACCTGGGCGGGGTCGAGGTAATTGAGCGCGCCCACCTCGTCGTCATCGCCCCACTTGCCCCAGTTCATCGGGCTGTCCTTGAGCAGCTCGGCCATGGAAATGGTGGGCTTCGGGTCATCGGCCATTGCAGTCTCCTTGCACGTTGGGTCCGGCGCCGATATTTGCAGGTCCGGCGCTCGTGGCCTTGAGCCTACAACGCTTTGATTTCAGAAGAGGGCCGGCTCGCGTCGGGAACGCACGACGGCGTCATTTCACGGGCAGAAAAAGCTTCAAAGGCTCGTCGACAAATGCCTCGAACCCATAGCGCGCGTAAAACCGCGCGGCCTGCGCGTCAATGGCGTCGACAAACAGCCCGACCACACCTGCGTGCTCGTGAATCTGCCGGACCCGCTCGAGGGCATCCATCAACAGCAGTTCGCCGAGCCGCTTGCCCTGGTAACGCCGGTCCACTGCCAGACGACCGAGCCGCACCCCAGGGATGAATCGGGGCAGCTTTTTGCGTCGCGACTCGCTTAGCGACTGCGTATCGACCTCGGTGAGCGTCAGTGCGTAGTAGGCGCAGATCAGCGCCACCTGATGGTCAAGGACAGCGACGAACGTCTTGGACAGGCCCTTGCCTTGGTGCTGCCGGGCAACACGCTGCAGCCAGTCGTTCAGTTCAGGGCGACCGCAGTCGAACCCTTGCCGGTCATGGCTGCCAGCTAAAGGAACGATCAGCATTCGGTCCCTGAGCATCGGTGCGCTTGGTCTGCTGATAGCGCTTCATGGCGGCCTTGAGCTTGGCATTGGGCTTCGGCGGTGTGTCGAGCAAGGCAAGCAGACGCTCGCAATCACGCCGCGACAGCCGGATTGTTTGCTCGCGCTCGATCACCGCCTGCGCTTCCTTCAGCGCCGACTGCACCAGGAACTGGTTCACCGTTGCGCCCGTCAGCCCGGCTGCGCGGTTCAAGGTTTCGTAGACTTCGGGCGGCACGCGTGCGGCAATGCGTTCCTGTTTTGTGGCTTCGATCCCCATGGCGGCATCTCAACAATTCCGGAAAGCAGCGTACCACTGTTGCCAAAATGGCGTCAGGCGCCGTGCGCGAGCTCCACTGCCCGAATCATCGCGCGCGCCTTGGCCAGGGTTTCCTGCCATTCGGACTCGGGGTCGGAGTCGGCGACGATGCCGGCACCGGCCTGGATGTGCACCTGACCGTCCTTGATCAACGCCGTGCGGATGGCAATGGCCACGTCCATGTCGCCGTCGAAGCCCAGATAGCCCACCGCGCCGCCGTAGATGCCGCGCTTGACCGGCTCGACCTCGTCGATGATTTCCATTGCCCGCACCTTGGGCGCGCCCGATAGCGTGCCGGCCGGGAAAGAGGCCGCCAGCACGTCCAGCGCGTGGGTGCCGGCCTTCAGCGTGCCCACCACGTTGCTGACGATATGCATGACGTGGCTGTAACGCTCGATGACCATTTTCTCGGTGAGCCGCACCGCGCCGGTTTCCGCCACACGGCCCACGTCATTGCGGCCCAGATCGATCAGCATCAGATGCTCGGCGAGCTCTTTAGGGTCAGCGAGCAATTCGGCGGCCAGCGCTGCATCGGCCTCGGGCGTGGCGCCGCGCGGACGGGTGCCCGCCAGCGGCCGCACGGTGGCTTCGCCGTCTTCGACGCGCACCAGAATCTCCGGGCTGGAGCCGATCACGTGGTGATCACTCAAGTGCAGACAGAACAGATACGGGCTGGGATTGAGCCGGCGAATGGCGCGGTACAGCGCCAGCGGCTCGGCGGAAAATGGCGCGCTCATGCGCTGCGACGGCACCACCTGCATGCAGTCACCTGCGGCGATGTAGTCCTGGATTTTCGCGACCGCTGCGCGGAAGGCATCCGCGCCGAAGCCCGAGGTGAACTGCGGCGGGTCAACACGCAAGGTCGGCAGGGTTGGCACCGGTTGCGCCAACTGCGCCTCGATGGCGTCGAGCCTCCCCGTTGCCGACGCCTCGTCGATGGCGTGGACGAGCAGGGTGAGCGTGCCGCGCAGGCTGTCGAACATGACCAGCTCGTCGGAGCGCATCAGCAGAATGTCGGGCGTGCCCAAGGTGTCGGGCGGGCAACTCGGGCGCAGGCGCGGCTCGAAGTAGCGCACGCAGTCATAACCGAAATAGCCCACCCAGCCGCCCGCAAAGCGCGGCCCGGCGGTCTTACGGGTGGTGACCACGCCGCCGGTGTGATTCTTTAACCAGGCAATGGGGTCGTCGACAATCAGGTCGGCGGTGATCACCTCGTCTTCCGTGCAGATCACCCGATCGCCGAACACCCGTATCAGGCTGCGACACGGCAGGCCGATGAACGAATAGCGCCCCCAACGCTCGCCACCCTGCATCGATTCGAGCAGGTAGCTGAAAGGCCGGTTGCCGAGCTTGATGTAGGCGCTGACCGGGGTTTCGAGATCACCCGGCAACTCCCGCGAAAACGGCGGTCGCATCCCCTGGGACTCAGTTGCGGACGGCGCCATCGATGGCCGCCCGCATGGCGCTGATGGTGCTGGCGTAGTCCGGCTTGCTGAAGATGGCCGAGCCTGCGACGAAGGTATCGGCCCCGGCGGCGGCAATCTCGGCGATGTTGTCGACCTTCACGCCGCCGTCAATCTCCAGGCGAATGGCCCGGCCGGATGCGTCGATCAGCGCGCGCGCTTCGTGCAACTTGTCCAGCGTCGCGGGAATGAACGACTGTCCGCCAAAACCGGGGTTGACGCTCATCAGCAGTACCAGATCGACTTTGTCGATCACGTAGCGCAGCACCGAAAGCGGCGTGGCGGG from the Polycyclovorans algicola TG408 genome contains:
- a CDS encoding NAD(P)/FAD-dependent oxidoreductase — translated: MCAIEAGRRGRRVRVIEHANRVGKKILMSGGGRCNFTNYDVRPAHFLSANPHFAKSALARFTSWDFIARVERHGIAYHEKGDGQLFCDVSSKQIVQMLLDDCHEAGVEILTDAKIDEVRHDALGFEVRCGIEAHRAPALVVACGGLSIPKMGATGFGYALAEQFGHRVLPTRAGLVPLTLSGRPLDDIDGLAGVALPAAAEVDGQRFDSAALFTHRGLSGPAILQISSYWQPGERLWLDLMPGRDAAAMLLAAKVDGPATRLPGWLADVLPKRLAQTLCQQQGWTDTLQTLTEKQLRGVGQVLNRYPINASGTEGYRTAEVTLGGVDTAELSSQTMASRRVPNLYFIGEVVDVTGHLGGYNFQWAWSSGVAAGRSC
- a CDS encoding glycine zipper domain-containing protein — encoded protein: MKKMLFTAALLMGLGTGTATASDTEAAIGGGLGGVLGAVIGNQVGGSTGAIIGAGVGGAAGAVIANRDNDRDDRNDRYSRNDRYRYADYDRDYRRHDGRRGDYRHHGNHRYDNHRYSGGFCPPGQGKKGRC
- a CDS encoding polysaccharide lyase, producing MALTLTLAACSSGHPGTHGPAVAPAPVMRVDFNQSPLGPYSAAELAADWGAPLWAALHDRVVIETPRGASGRVMRVAYPQGAVGPAQGGAQFVVPLPPSDELWLRYRVKFAEGFDFRRGGKLPGLNSGRGHYSGGHLPVNGDGWSARLVWTEGGQLNLYVYSVDIEGPWGEVRSLGPTAVARPGQWHTVIQQVRLNRPGQSDGLLAVWVDGQLGYSQDNRRWRSGEQGRIDSLFFSTFHGGQGADWAPRHDSHAEFDDFSVSRARLPDD
- a CDS encoding GFA family protein yields the protein MSKISGGCLCGAVRYSADVEPVMSGVCHCRNCQRQSGSAFSILVGIPKGALRFEGDELTVYLDQGESGQPVLRKFCGRCGSPILSDVASSPDLDWIKAGTLDDPSGFKPDVHLWCDSRQPWVEVPADAVQLPRNPPA
- a CDS encoding MerR family transcriptional regulator; protein product: MTEMTAPRYRMAQLEALTGVGREAIRFYIREGLLPEPERTSKTAAWYSDEHVRLLHTIRRLKEDEMLPLSAIRAVLHDVESRPFTERQRQLLARMRQRFVLDRRPLGVSRVRLKLADLLGLSEDDLRQAEAVGFIRADAEVLAEDEERLLMLWAEMRDAGLTAERGIGPQDLGFITVAAEQLFAGELNIFAERMHDLSDAETDALLKVIIPNINRMVSILHLRRVRTFVAPFSESGPSLE
- a CDS encoding type II toxin-antitoxin system RelE family toxin, translated to MARYSLVFKQSVAKDLRVIPAADVRRILDGINALADDPRPPGSEKLSGQSRYRLRQGVYRILYSIEAEVLVVTVVKVAHRREAYR
- a CDS encoding CopG family transcriptional regulator gives rise to the protein MTTATRATIYFEPELHRALRLKAALTHRSASEIVNEALKQALSEDHEDLAAFEVREAEPTLSYEALLKDLKANGAI
- a CDS encoding hydroxymethylglutaryl-CoA reductase is translated as MTRIPRDKDNDYSAEAAASRRAFLTEQTGAALTHTARFSVDPDALRGNIENFIGVCQIPLGIAGPVKVNGEHASGEFYVPMTTTEGTLVASYNRGMRVTREAGGITVSVVDDHMQRAPVFIFANAREARQFGLWLTDNLDGVRKAAEATTRVGKLDFIQQFAAARFLYLRFNYATGDAAGQNMCGRATREACLWIAANYPGALERWVLSGNMDTDKKHSQLNTLHSRGKRVIAECVIPDALLRERLHVSAEAFFRQRGISNIGAMMAGSSNNGSHAANGIAAVFIATGQDEANVAESQSAIVHSELTEQGDLYYSITLPSLIVASYGGGTGLPTQRECLEIMGCHGQGKARKLAEIIGATVLCGELSLGAAVIADEWVSSHEQYGRNR
- a CDS encoding cyclase family protein → MADDPKPTISMAELLKDSPMNWGKWGDDDEVGALNYLDPAQVLRGVAAVKSGKTFTLQIPVNHPGGDPVWPGRKEAQKFNVMDRGHFACNKGPHFPGALEYSDDVVLMYLQGSTQYDALGHVWYGDQLWNGYDAATTAGSMTKADVFPIAQRGVVGRGVLIDMARHRGKDVLDKGETFTHEDLLAAAEAQGTRIEKRDILIIRTGWIGSFYRREKEEFYKDFLEPGLTYSPELVNWFNDMEIPNLVTDTIANEVTFDPVHGVALPLHCALMRNLGITLTEIAELDPLADDCAADRQYTFLYTAAPLKVVGGSGAPVNPVVIK
- a CDS encoding GNAT family N-acetyltransferase, which produces MLIVPLAGSHDRQGFDCGRPELNDWLQRVARQHQGKGLSKTFVAVLDHQVALICAYYALTLTEVDTQSLSESRRKKLPRFIPGVRLGRLAVDRRYQGKRLGELLLMDALERVRQIHEHAGVVGLFVDAIDAQAARFYARYGFEAFVDEPLKLFLPVK
- a CDS encoding DUF1778 domain-containing protein: MGIEATKQERIAARVPPEVYETLNRAAGLTGATVNQFLVQSALKEAQAVIEREQTIRLSRRDCERLLALLDTPPKPNAKLKAAMKRYQQTKRTDAQGPNADRSFSWQP
- the trpE gene encoding anthranilate synthase component I; translation: MRPPFSRELPGDLETPVSAYIKLGNRPFSYLLESMQGGERWGRYSFIGLPCRSLIRVFGDRVICTEDEVITADLIVDDPIAWLKNHTGGVVTTRKTAGPRFAGGWVGYFGYDCVRYFEPRLRPSCPPDTLGTPDILLMRSDELVMFDSLRGTLTLLVHAIDEASATGRLDAIEAQLAQPVPTLPTLRVDPPQFTSGFGADAFRAAVAKIQDYIAAGDCMQVVPSQRMSAPFSAEPLALYRAIRRLNPSPYLFCLHLSDHHVIGSSPEILVRVEDGEATVRPLAGTRPRGATPEADAALAAELLADPKELAEHLMLIDLGRNDVGRVAETGAVRLTEKMVIERYSHVMHIVSNVVGTLKAGTHALDVLAASFPAGTLSGAPKVRAMEIIDEVEPVKRGIYGGAVGYLGFDGDMDVAIAIRTALIKDGQVHIQAGAGIVADSDPESEWQETLAKARAMIRAVELAHGA